One window from the genome of Halostella litorea encodes:
- the ptsH1 gene encoding phosphocarrier protein HPr: MERVVTVVPEAGLHARPASKFVQTANQYDAEVTIAPVDGDADPVNAGSMLAVTGLGVASGEDVRLVAEGDDAEAALDALEEILSTEEGESS; this comes from the coding sequence ATGGAACGAGTCGTCACCGTCGTCCCCGAGGCCGGCCTGCACGCGCGGCCGGCGTCGAAGTTCGTCCAGACCGCGAACCAGTACGACGCCGAGGTCACGATCGCGCCCGTCGACGGCGACGCCGACCCTGTCAACGCCGGAAGCATGCTCGCCGTCACCGGACTCGGCGTCGCGTCGGGCGAGGACGTCCGCCTCGTCGCCGAGGGCGACGACGCCGAGGCGGCGCTCGACGCGCTGGAAGAAATCCTGTCGACCGAGGAGGGTGAGTCGTCGTAG